One Aegilops tauschii subsp. strangulata cultivar AL8/78 chromosome 7, Aet v6.0, whole genome shotgun sequence genomic window carries:
- the LOC109785239 gene encoding transcription factor IBH1-like 1 — MQGPNTSTKSFKQAFLKNLLLGLQLHARTSTSFGSSAMNLHERKLAVKFYANVAMAAARCATRTDARWPSAILASEAGASPSSGACKMQRCRTIVSRCCRRKRSWIRSGRAGAGAVARRLLRTRTMALRDVIPGGRDAAVDQATLLREAMDYAVHLRAQVDVLRHLSEAVQRSSSISRQGQQ; from the exons ATGCAAGGCCCTAACACAAGCACCAAGTCCTTCAAGCAAGCATTCCTCAAGAACCTCCTCTTGGGCCTCCAGCTCCATGCACGTACGAGCACATCCTTCGGCAGCAGCGCCATGAACCTCCACGAGAGGAAGCTCGCCGTCAAGTTCTATGCCAACGTCGCCATGGCGGCCGCGCGCTGTGCCACCCGCACCGACGCAAGGTGGCCCAGTGCCATCTTAGCCTCCGAAGCGGGCGCCTCACCATCATCCGGCGCGTGCAAGATGCAGAGGTGCAGGACAATCGTGAGCAGGTGCTGCCGGCGGAAGAGGAGCTGGATTAGATCAGGTCGTGCTGGTGCTGGCGCTGTTGCGAGGAGGCTGTTGAGGACGAGGACTATGGCGCTGAGGGACGTGATACCGGGAGGCCGGGACGCCGCCGTTGACCAGGCCACCCTGCTACGCGAGGCCATGGACTACGCGGTGCACCTGCGCGCTCAGGTCGACGTGCTCCGCCACTTATCGGAAGCCGTGCAAAGATCCAGCTCCATCTCTCGGCAG GGTCAGCAGTGA